The following proteins come from a genomic window of Nostoc sp. TCL26-01:
- a CDS encoding 1-acyl-sn-glycerol-3-phosphate acyltransferase, with product MIYQAQPPLEFIPPAFNPLVLRCVHLLLPTWLRTQSGITQIEADNVESLVNLYRQFQDQKVRFLLAFRHPSTADPFCLVYLLSRLVPRVAREQGIGLQSPVHAHFIYDRGIPLWAGAYVGWLASQLGGTPIQRGKADWTGLRSARDLFANGKFPMAAAPEGATNGLSEIINALEPGIAQMGFWCAEDLQKAGRSEQVLIVPVGIKYSYVDEPWNAIAQLLDELASTSGLPVDTSLRSKNPDLESLYPRLLTLAEHLLSLMEVFYTRFYHQKLVTVTEEVSDRNEVLKLRLQALLNAALQIAEQYFNLQPKGELSDRCRRVEQAGWNYIFREEYKDIKGLSAVERALGDRVAEEANARMWHMRLVESFVAVSGNYIREKPTVERFAETVLLVWQMLAKLKGEKSFQRPQLGEQKVKITIGEPLSVSERYSVYKESRLGARQAVADLTKDLQQAMESLL from the coding sequence ATGATTTACCAAGCACAACCACCTCTGGAATTTATTCCGCCGGCGTTTAACCCGCTAGTTTTGCGCTGTGTGCATTTGTTGCTACCGACTTGGTTACGTACTCAATCAGGCATTACCCAAATTGAAGCAGACAATGTGGAGAGTTTGGTAAATCTGTATCGCCAGTTTCAAGATCAGAAAGTCCGGTTTTTGCTGGCTTTTCGTCATCCTAGTACCGCAGATCCATTTTGTTTGGTTTATTTGCTGTCTCGACTCGTGCCAAGGGTAGCACGAGAGCAGGGGATAGGACTACAATCTCCAGTTCATGCTCATTTTATCTACGATCGCGGGATTCCACTATGGGCTGGTGCTTATGTGGGTTGGCTTGCGTCACAATTAGGTGGTACTCCTATTCAGAGGGGTAAGGCTGATTGGACTGGGTTACGTTCGGCGCGTGATTTGTTCGCTAATGGAAAGTTCCCGATGGCGGCTGCGCCGGAAGGTGCTACTAATGGACTATCGGAAATCATCAACGCTTTGGAACCAGGAATAGCCCAAATGGGTTTTTGGTGTGCTGAAGACTTGCAAAAGGCAGGACGCTCGGAACAGGTTTTAATTGTACCAGTTGGGATTAAATATAGTTATGTGGATGAGCCTTGGAATGCGATCGCTCAACTTTTAGATGAGTTGGCAAGTACTAGCGGTTTACCTGTAGATACCAGTTTGCGAAGTAAAAATCCTGATTTAGAGTCACTTTATCCACGTTTGTTGACATTGGCAGAACATTTACTGTCTTTGATGGAAGTGTTCTACACGCGGTTTTATCATCAAAAGCTGGTGACGGTGACGGAAGAAGTAAGCGATCGCAATGAAGTGTTAAAATTACGCTTACAAGCTTTGTTGAATGCAGCTTTACAAATAGCAGAGCAATATTTTAATTTACAACCAAAGGGTGAGTTGAGCGATCGCTGTCGGCGGGTAGAACAGGCTGGATGGAATTATATCTTTAGAGAAGAGTATAAGGATATTAAAGGATTATCGGCTGTAGAGAGAGCATTAGGCGATCGGGTGGCAGAAGAAGCCAATGCGAGAATGTGGCACATGAGATTAGTGGAAAGTTTTGTGGCTGTTTCTGGTAATTATATCCGCGAAAAACCAACGGTAGAAAGGTTTGCCGAGACAGTTTTACTTGTGTGGCAAATGTTAGCAAAACTCAAAGGTGAAAAGTCTTTTCAGCGTCCCCAATTAGGTGAGCAAAAAGTCAAGATTACTATTGGTGAACCTCTATCTGTCTCGGAACGTTATTCGGTTTATAAAGAAAGTCGTTTAGGTGCAAGGCAAGCTGTTGCAGATTTAACGAAGGATTTACAACAGGCGATGGAAAGTTTGCTTTAA
- a CDS encoding tetratricopeptide repeat protein translates to MLTRLLHWLKTFDKHPVDYQQAGSFKGVKEEVAEEPPALTNGDLELLFTQLLAGVHQGRGQQWAIKYLQRMEDRIGLDRWIDWLLVFGEKLLLSPAPNHQLATQMVQLGELGIGKVGELSYDIGIQLLNREFEDLYEVDEESETSITEEETSATFSDSPGQELIRSLGELLWESQEPEVIPTTIESIAPNTDDTLEENTIKSLQELNWGYQPEFVVTATDDAVIENLQELSWGYLEDFVATADASPTENLQELSWESPEELTTPTPALLMPAQEDVISNLSELVLEHRGQNSVSSAIVSVPGNWDQSLVNIDPHVAYTLDELLVRLDQSANLVQQLAANLVVQANQVPVITTEKSTAFIQAQALFYQGLQQAKSGNLSGAIALYEQAIQLHPNSYEYWFNRGLTLFHLERFSEAIASYDQAIELKPDYYKAWYNRGGTLGQLGLFDEAIASFKQAIAIQSDMPEAWSSKAWAELKLGHIAEAIASYEQALNLQPEDQENWYYRGIALGIDEQYEQAIASYDKALEIQPDFHEVWIDRGVVLFNLKQWSNAIASWDQALSIQPDFYLAWYNRGIALDNLGHREEAIASYKQAIAIKPDFHLAWYNQAVALFYLERYLEAIVGYDNVLQIKPDYWEAWIGRGTAIGSLDHPETPLNLITTVATNNPDLQQAGYEGKLASYQEGLKHIRPDTHPEGWGRLHLAIGNTYYEQGKQNSTSRNYWRKAVSEYNQALLTLTSTDFSQLHIEVLQSLVKALLGLGQTTQAQELHQRGCNLLQQLLSEANRSEESKKQLALKFAGLGQLAVDIAVEYGDLVEAWEIAEQGKNSCLTWLLLEWNTDIPSLNYRSVQKLLNPHTAIIYWHLSPVALHTFIIKDQAPSPILVFTPIQDLGTNNATPLQDLPLPEATRRLIAFENWLENWQQTYQEYRSQIQDQQSKSHHPWRVQMESQLLHLKNILEIETIQQELEGITQLILVPHRDLFRLPLHVLWQNSAFAPASTPNIETNFHITYLPSIQVGLSTRNVDSWQLANQTLLSVEYPDNIAYPTFRFANLEATIISQMFSHTQRIQGKDADHNNVKDALFSNHDIFHFTGQVINHLTEPKASALILANEDRLTLPEISQGRLDSYNLVTLSACESVTNSQPTITPEYVDLVSGLLINSVPYVVSTLWTVESSASASVMIEFYRRLQLVSSPTIALAEATTWLKELTAVELTKWYEDLLTNLNPEELKLKAYLATHLYRISKMPADKQPYSHPYYWAAFIITGKHSQ, encoded by the coding sequence ATGCTCACTCGGTTATTACATTGGCTTAAAACGTTTGATAAACACCCAGTTGATTATCAGCAGGCTGGTTCTTTCAAGGGTGTGAAGGAAGAGGTGGCAGAAGAACCACCTGCGCTAACTAATGGGGATTTAGAACTGTTGTTTACGCAACTGCTGGCAGGTGTACATCAGGGACGGGGGCAACAGTGGGCAATTAAGTATTTACAACGAATGGAAGACCGTATTGGTCTGGATCGTTGGATAGATTGGCTACTAGTTTTTGGGGAAAAATTACTGTTGTCACCTGCGCCAAATCATCAGCTAGCAACTCAGATGGTGCAGCTAGGTGAACTGGGGATTGGCAAAGTCGGAGAACTATCTTATGACATTGGTATCCAGTTGTTAAATAGAGAGTTTGAAGATTTATATGAGGTTGATGAGGAGTCAGAAACGTCAATTACAGAAGAGGAAACTAGCGCGACTTTCAGCGATTCCCCAGGACAAGAGTTAATCCGCAGTTTGGGTGAACTATTATGGGAATCACAAGAACCAGAAGTGATTCCGACAACAATAGAATCAATAGCACCAAACACTGATGATACTCTTGAGGAAAATACCATCAAAAGTTTACAAGAGTTAAATTGGGGATATCAACCAGAGTTTGTTGTCACCGCAACTGATGATGCTGTCATCGAAAATTTACAAGAATTAAGTTGGGGATATTTAGAAGATTTTGTCGCTACAGCAGATGCAAGTCCAACGGAAAATTTACAAGAATTAAGTTGGGAATCTCCAGAAGAATTGACTACACCAACACCAGCTTTACTGATGCCAGCCCAGGAAGATGTCATCAGTAACTTAAGCGAATTGGTATTGGAACATAGAGGGCAAAACTCAGTTTCTTCAGCTATAGTATCAGTCCCAGGCAATTGGGATCAATCTTTAGTAAATATAGATCCTCATGTCGCTTATACCTTAGATGAATTATTGGTAAGATTGGATCAAAGTGCTAATTTAGTTCAGCAATTGGCGGCTAATTTAGTTGTACAAGCAAACCAAGTGCCAGTTATTACTACTGAAAAATCAACTGCTTTTATTCAAGCACAAGCACTATTTTATCAAGGATTACAACAAGCAAAAAGTGGCAATTTGTCAGGGGCGATCGCCTTATATGAACAAGCGATTCAATTACACCCCAACTCTTATGAATACTGGTTTAATCGGGGTTTAACTCTGTTTCATTTAGAACGATTCTCCGAAGCGATCGCCTCTTATGATCAAGCCATAGAACTGAAACCTGATTATTACAAAGCTTGGTATAATCGGGGTGGAACTTTGGGTCAATTGGGACTATTTGATGAAGCGATCGCCTCTTTTAAACAAGCGATCGCTATTCAAAGTGATATGCCGGAGGCTTGGTCGAGTAAGGCTTGGGCTGAGTTAAAGTTGGGACACATTGCTGAAGCCATCGCCAGTTACGAACAAGCTTTAAATTTGCAACCAGAAGACCAAGAGAACTGGTATTATCGAGGAATTGCCCTGGGTATAGATGAACAATACGAACAAGCGATCGCTTCCTATGACAAAGCTTTAGAAATTCAACCAGACTTCCATGAGGTGTGGATTGATCGGGGTGTAGTTTTATTTAATTTAAAACAATGGTCAAATGCGATCGCATCCTGGGATCAAGCCCTTTCTATTCAACCAGACTTTTACCTAGCTTGGTACAATCGGGGCATAGCTTTAGATAATTTAGGTCATCGTGAAGAAGCAATTGCTTCCTATAAACAAGCGATCGCCATTAAACCAGATTTTCACCTAGCTTGGTATAATCAAGCCGTCGCCCTGTTTTATTTAGAAAGATATTTAGAAGCGATCGTTGGTTATGACAACGTATTACAAATTAAACCCGACTATTGGGAAGCATGGATTGGTCGGGGTACAGCTATTGGTAGTTTAGATCATCCAGAAACACCATTAAATTTAATCACCACCGTCGCCACAAATAACCCTGATTTACAGCAGGCTGGCTATGAAGGTAAATTGGCTAGTTATCAAGAAGGGTTAAAACATATTCGTCCCGACACTCACCCAGAAGGTTGGGGGAGATTGCATTTGGCGATCGGTAATACTTACTATGAACAAGGTAAGCAAAATTCCACATCTCGTAACTACTGGCGTAAAGCTGTCAGCGAATATAATCAAGCCTTACTCACTCTCACCAGTACAGATTTTTCTCAACTCCATATAGAAGTTTTACAATCACTCGTCAAAGCCCTTCTAGGACTGGGACAAACAACACAAGCCCAAGAATTACACCAACGAGGCTGTAACTTATTACAACAATTATTGAGTGAAGCAAATCGTTCAGAAGAAAGCAAAAAACAACTAGCACTCAAATTTGCTGGACTCGGACAATTAGCCGTTGATATTGCTGTCGAATATGGTGATTTAGTAGAAGCTTGGGAAATAGCAGAACAAGGTAAAAATTCTTGTTTAACTTGGTTATTATTAGAGTGGAATACAGATATTCCATCACTCAATTATCGCTCAGTTCAAAAACTACTAAACCCTCATACAGCAATTATTTACTGGCATCTTAGCCCAGTTGCCCTACACACATTTATCATCAAAGACCAAGCCCCATCACCCATTCTCGTATTTACACCAATACAAGATTTAGGTACAAACAACGCTACACCTCTGCAAGATTTACCTCTACCAGAAGCCACCAGACGCTTAATTGCATTTGAAAATTGGTTAGAAAATTGGCAACAAACCTACCAAGAATATCGTAGCCAAATTCAAGACCAACAAAGCAAAAGCCATCATCCTTGGCGTGTCCAGATGGAATCTCAGTTATTACATCTGAAAAATATTTTAGAAATTGAGACAATTCAGCAGGAACTTGAAGGGATCACGCAATTAATTTTAGTTCCCCACCGCGATTTATTTAGATTGCCTCTCCATGTATTATGGCAAAACTCTGCTTTTGCACCAGCCTCAACACCCAACATAGAAACAAATTTCCATATTACTTATCTACCCAGTATCCAAGTTGGTTTATCAACACGCAATGTAGATAGTTGGCAGTTAGCTAATCAGACATTATTGAGTGTGGAATATCCAGATAACATCGCATATCCCACATTCAGATTTGCTAATTTAGAAGCCACAATCATCAGCCAGATGTTTAGTCATACCCAACGTATTCAGGGTAAAGACGCTGATCATAATAATGTTAAAGATGCTTTATTTAGTAATCATGATATATTTCATTTTACTGGGCAAGTAATTAATCATCTAACTGAGCCTAAAGCATCAGCATTAATCTTAGCAAATGAAGATAGACTGACCTTACCAGAAATCAGTCAAGGCAGGTTAGATAGTTACAATTTGGTGACTCTCTCTGCTTGTGAATCTGTCACTAATTCTCAGCCAACCATTACTCCTGAATATGTAGATTTGGTCAGTGGTTTGCTAATTAATAGTGTACCTTATGTAGTCAGTACCTTATGGACTGTCGAATCATCCGCCAGTGCTTCAGTCATGATTGAGTTTTATCGCCGCCTACAATTAGTATCATCACCCACCATTGCTTTAGCTGAAGCGACAACATGGTTAAAAGAATTAACAGCAGTAGAACTAACTAAATGGTATGAAGATTTACTCACTAATTTAAACCCAGAAGAATTAAAACTCAAAGCTTACTTAGCTACACATCTTTATCGCATCAGTAAAATGCCAGCCGATAAACAACCATACTCTCATCCTTACTATTGGGCAGCTTTTATCATCACAGGTAAGCATAGTCAATAA
- a CDS encoding Uma2 family endonuclease, translating into MSLATIKRFTINEYHRLIELGFFAEDDRVELIKGEILQMAAKGKPHAVCETRLERELYKLVGELATLRGQQPITIPYYSEPEPDRVIVKNRDDDYLSSHPTAADILLLVEISDSSLKYDQETKLSVYAEAGIADYWIFNLVDNYLETYSEPYQDLQGKFGYRRKQIFLPNESVILPYFSNLVLDLSKVFPG; encoded by the coding sequence ATGAGCCTCGCTACTATTAAACGTTTTACCATCAATGAATATCATCGTTTAATTGAACTCGGCTTTTTTGCTGAAGATGACAGAGTTGAGCTAATTAAAGGAGAAATATTGCAAATGGCAGCAAAGGGTAAACCTCATGCAGTGTGCGAAACTCGTTTAGAGCGAGAACTATACAAGTTAGTCGGAGAACTTGCAACACTGCGAGGACAACAGCCAATTACTATCCCATATTATAGTGAGCCTGAACCAGATAGAGTAATTGTAAAAAATCGAGATGATGATTATCTCAGTTCTCATCCCACTGCTGCCGATATATTACTGTTAGTTGAAATATCCGATTCTTCATTGAAATATGACCAAGAGACAAAATTATCTGTTTATGCAGAAGCAGGTATTGCTGATTATTGGATATTTAATTTAGTCGATAACTATTTAGAAACATATAGTGAACCTTATCAAGATTTACAAGGTAAGTTCGGTTATCGACGCAAGCAAATTTTTCTCCCAAATGAGTCAGTTATTTTGCCATATTTTTCTAATTTAGTTTTAGACTTATCAAAAGTATTTCCTGGTTAA
- a CDS encoding AAA family ATPase produces the protein MQIKLTIQNYRCFPESKPARLIIRKGFTAFIGVNNSGKSSLLKFFYEFRLLFKSLSDFNNFTNAQRGNLQILNFPKEVLDPQEVFCNANNRPLEINFEFLPDDGEMEQVIPLEINISLFRNNIYSLSMNICENLNNINKEDNQIYNNIKNFIQNNDYGISLNDISYIIETFSHLSKTLYIGPFRNAISVLPVLDPGLMNSIDSSHLSYFDIKVGRSFIRQWRQFKTGYNRTMNIATLELTDDIKRIFNFDSLEINASEDDQSIKLFINRKVYNLSELGSGIAQFILVIVNAAIQQPSYILIDEPELNLNPVLQLDFLTTLGKYASQGVFFATHSIGLARASAEYIYTVRQTSQGSEVSDYEKNPSLPELLGELSFSTYREFGFNKILLVEGPSEIKTIQQFLRKYKQDHHFLLLPLGGSSLINGSFQLELEEIKRICENIFALIDSERLSVDAELSSERQAFIRICKQIGIDYHVLKYRATENYFTDRAVKLVKGEKYSALQPYQLLKNTTYGWGKSENWQIAKEMNIQELEQTDLGQFLKRLCNQ, from the coding sequence ATGCAAATTAAACTAACTATTCAAAATTATCGATGTTTTCCTGAATCTAAACCAGCTCGGTTAATTATCCGAAAAGGCTTCACGGCATTTATAGGAGTCAACAATTCAGGAAAGTCTTCTCTACTAAAATTTTTCTATGAGTTTCGTCTTCTGTTTAAATCACTCTCTGATTTTAATAATTTCACAAACGCCCAAAGAGGAAATTTGCAAATTTTAAATTTTCCTAAAGAAGTTTTAGATCCTCAAGAAGTCTTTTGTAATGCCAATAACCGACCATTAGAAATAAACTTTGAGTTTTTACCAGATGATGGAGAGATGGAACAAGTAATTCCCTTAGAAATAAATATATCACTTTTCAGAAATAATATATACAGTCTGTCAATGAATATTTGTGAAAATTTAAATAATATTAATAAAGAAGATAATCAAATTTATAATAACATAAAAAATTTTATTCAAAATAACGATTATGGAATATCTTTAAATGATATTTCATACATAATAGAAACATTTAGTCATTTAAGTAAAACTTTATATATTGGGCCTTTCAGAAATGCTATTAGTGTACTACCAGTTTTAGACCCTGGTTTGATGAACAGTATAGATAGCAGTCACTTAAGTTACTTTGATATCAAGGTTGGAAGGAGTTTTATTCGTCAATGGAGGCAATTTAAAACAGGTTACAATAGAACAATGAATATAGCTACTCTCGAACTTACTGATGATATTAAACGTATTTTTAACTTTGATAGTTTAGAAATTAATGCGTCAGAAGATGATCAATCTATCAAATTATTTATTAATAGAAAAGTTTATAATCTTTCAGAGCTTGGTTCTGGAATTGCTCAATTTATCTTAGTTATTGTGAATGCAGCTATACAGCAACCTTCGTATATTCTAATTGATGAGCCAGAACTCAATCTCAATCCTGTCCTCCAACTCGACTTTTTGACTACATTAGGTAAATATGCTAGTCAAGGCGTTTTCTTTGCAACTCACAGCATTGGTCTAGCAAGAGCAAGTGCAGAATATATTTATACAGTACGCCAAACATCTCAAGGTAGCGAAGTGAGTGATTATGAAAAAAATCCTAGTCTACCAGAATTACTTGGAGAGTTAAGTTTTTCTACATATAGAGAGTTTGGCTTTAATAAAATTTTACTTGTTGAAGGCCCTAGTGAGATAAAGACTATTCAACAATTTCTCCGAAAGTATAAACAAGACCACCACTTCTTACTTTTACCATTAGGCGGCTCTTCTTTAATTAATGGTTCATTTCAATTAGAACTGGAAGAAATAAAAAGAATCTGTGAAAATATTTTTGCCCTAATTGATAGTGAGCGTTTATCTGTCGATGCAGAACTTAGTAGTGAGAGACAAGCATTTATTAGAATTTGCAAACAAATAGGAATAGATTACCATGTTTTGAAGTATAGAGCTACTGAAAACTATTTTACAGATAGAGCCGTTAAATTAGTAAAAGGAGAAAAATATTCAGCACTTCAACCGTATCAATTACTCAAAAATACTACATACGGATGGGGAAAATCGGAAAATTGGCAAATAGCTAAAGAGATGAATATCCAAGAATTAGAACAGACTGATTTAGGTCAATTTCTTAAAAGATTATGTAATCAGTAG
- the tnpA gene encoding IS200/IS605 family transposase, translated as MKNDFVSKGRSVSDLKVHLVLVTKYRRKAFTADMLKRLNTIVEELLEKWDCKLIEFNGEEDHVHALFQYHPDVELSKLVNNLKSVSSRKLRQEFSEHLEQFYWKDVFWSGSYFVASCGGVTVSTLRKYIEAQETPEEKT; from the coding sequence ATGAAAAATGATTTTGTTTCTAAAGGAAGGTCAGTAAGTGACTTGAAAGTTCACTTGGTTTTAGTGACTAAGTATCGACGCAAAGCTTTTACGGCAGATATGCTAAAAAGACTGAATACTATAGTTGAAGAGTTACTAGAAAAATGGGATTGTAAGTTGATTGAGTTTAATGGTGAGGAAGACCACGTACACGCACTTTTTCAATATCATCCAGACGTTGAACTTAGTAAGTTGGTAAATAATCTCAAATCTGTATCTTCTAGAAAGCTACGCCAGGAATTTTCAGAACACTTGGAACAGTTTTACTGGAAAGATGTATTTTGGAGTGGCTCGTATTTTGTTGCCAGTTGTGGCGGCGTTACTGTCTCTACTCTTAGAAAATATATTGAAGCGCAAGAGACACCAGAAGAAAAAACTTAG
- a CDS encoding DNA polymerase III subunit gamma/tau: MSYEPLHHKYRPKSFAELVGQEAIAITLTNAIQTAKIAPAYLFTGPRGTGKTSSARILAKSLNCLQDDKPTAKPCGICDVCQGITKGYTLDVIEIDAASNTGVDNIRELIEKAQFAPVQCRYKVYVIDECHMLSNQAFNALLKTLEEPPKHVVFVLATTDPQRVLPTIISRCQRFDFRRIQLEAMVKHLNAIAFQENIHISSTAVTLVAQLSQGGLRDAESLLDQLALLPGEVTPDQVWNLVGSVSERDLLGLLKAIAQDIPEVVLECTRQILERGREPLIILQNLAAFYRDLLIAKTAPNRHDLVACTPETWQALVENAQSMPINTILLGQKHLQAAELQIKNTTQPRLWLEVTLLGLLPSANIQLTATNFTPSDYRPSSPKPAPQNLTPTPQQQPAPQNPPQQLTPTSNHHSPTPQQQPAPQNPPQQTTPTPENSLQPPVSPFPSPPNHRVPQSPSRI; encoded by the coding sequence ATGTCTTACGAACCCCTGCACCACAAGTATCGTCCAAAGAGTTTTGCTGAACTGGTGGGGCAAGAGGCGATCGCTATTACGCTCACCAATGCCATTCAGACAGCAAAAATTGCGCCTGCTTACTTGTTCACTGGCCCCAGAGGTACAGGGAAAACTTCTAGCGCCCGGATTCTCGCTAAATCTCTCAATTGTCTCCAAGATGACAAGCCCACAGCTAAACCCTGTGGTATTTGTGATGTTTGTCAAGGCATCACCAAGGGTTACACTCTCGACGTAATCGAAATTGATGCCGCCAGTAATACTGGTGTAGATAATATCCGCGAATTGATTGAAAAAGCCCAGTTTGCCCCTGTACAGTGTCGCTATAAGGTTTATGTGATCGATGAATGTCATATGCTCAGTAATCAGGCATTCAATGCGTTACTCAAAACCCTAGAGGAACCACCTAAACACGTAGTTTTTGTTTTAGCCACAACCGACCCCCAACGGGTGTTACCGACAATTATTTCCCGTTGTCAGAGGTTTGATTTTAGACGCATTCAACTAGAGGCGATGGTCAAGCATTTAAATGCGATCGCTTTTCAAGAAAACATTCACATTTCCTCAACCGCAGTTACCTTAGTCGCCCAGTTATCACAAGGGGGACTGCGAGATGCCGAAAGTTTACTGGATCAGTTAGCATTATTACCCGGTGAAGTTACCCCAGATCAAGTCTGGAATTTAGTCGGTTCCGTCAGTGAACGGGATTTATTAGGATTATTAAAGGCGATCGCTCAAGATATTCCAGAAGTAGTTTTAGAATGTACCCGGCAAATTCTTGAACGTGGCCGAGAACCGCTAATAATTCTGCAAAATTTAGCCGCCTTCTACCGCGATTTACTCATCGCCAAAACAGCACCAAATCGCCATGATTTAGTTGCTTGCACCCCAGAAACCTGGCAAGCACTAGTTGAGAACGCCCAATCAATGCCCATCAACACAATTTTACTTGGGCAGAAACACCTACAAGCCGCAGAACTGCAAATAAAAAACACCACTCAACCACGTTTATGGCTAGAGGTAACATTACTAGGTTTATTACCCAGCGCCAATATTCAGTTAACTGCGACAAACTTCACCCCCAGCGATTATCGCCCATCATCCCCAAAACCAGCCCCACAAAACCTCACCCCCACCCCACAACAGCAACCAGCACCACAAAACCCCCCACAACAACTCACCCCCACATCCAACCACCATTCCCCCACCCCACAACAGCAACCAGCCCCACAAAACCCCCCACAACAAACCACCCCCACCCCAGAAAATTCCCTCCAGCCACCCGTCTCCCCATTTCCCAGTCCCCCCAATCACCGAGTCCCCCAATCTCCCTCCCGAATTTGA
- a CDS encoding RNA-guided endonuclease TnpB family protein has product MRISYQYRLKPTKQQAEIIDNTLDMLRCQYNYQIGQRFEWLEQNRCSIDRCSLIVCHLPELKNKPNRFSQQASLTQLKKDRPWYKGIHSQVLQEVPKKVEIAFDRWLKGDANGKRSGKPRFKAKGQYKTFIYPQFKREHFQNDKITLSKIGVVKVIVHRQIPVGFDIKTVAVTKKADGYYVTLSLEDRTVPAIKPDFDGLNIVGIDVGLIDFLVTSDDERIVSPKFLRKAERKLKSAQRKVSRRKKGSNRRKKAINKLSKQHKKLADTRKDFHFKTAKALLDKYDVVAVEKLNIKGLVKTKLAKSINDAGWGQFITILSNKAENAGLKVIAVNPNGTSQECSNCSHKVKKPLSQRMHDCPNCKVSLCRDLNAAINIKNRGTHDLKAQIMSS; this is encoded by the coding sequence GTGAGAATATCCTACCAGTACCGCTTAAAGCCCACAAAACAACAAGCTGAAATAATCGACAACACACTAGATATGTTGCGCTGTCAGTACAATTATCAGATTGGACAAAGGTTTGAGTGGTTGGAGCAAAATCGTTGCTCTATTGATAGATGTTCTCTAATTGTTTGTCATTTACCAGAGTTAAAAAACAAGCCCAATCGCTTTAGCCAACAAGCCTCATTAACCCAACTAAAAAAGGATAGACCTTGGTACAAAGGTATTCACTCTCAAGTACTGCAAGAAGTACCTAAAAAAGTAGAGATAGCTTTTGACCGATGGCTTAAAGGTGATGCTAACGGTAAACGTAGTGGTAAACCAAGATTCAAAGCTAAAGGTCAATATAAAACTTTTATTTATCCGCAATTCAAAAGGGAGCATTTCCAGAACGACAAAATAACACTTTCAAAGATTGGGGTAGTCAAAGTAATTGTTCATCGTCAAATACCAGTTGGTTTTGATATTAAAACTGTTGCTGTTACTAAAAAAGCTGATGGTTATTATGTAACATTGAGCTTAGAGGACAGAACAGTTCCAGCAATTAAGCCTGATTTTGATGGCTTAAATATTGTCGGCATTGATGTAGGATTGATAGACTTCCTTGTTACATCAGACGACGAAAGGATAGTATCGCCTAAATTTTTACGCAAAGCTGAACGTAAATTAAAGTCAGCACAACGCAAAGTGTCAAGACGTAAGAAAGGTTCTAACCGTCGTAAAAAAGCTATTAACAAACTGAGTAAACAACACAAAAAATTAGCTGATACTAGAAAGGATTTTCATTTCAAAACAGCTAAAGCATTACTTGATAAATACGATGTAGTAGCTGTTGAAAAATTGAATATTAAGGGACTTGTTAAAACAAAACTGGCTAAAAGTATTAATGATGCCGGATGGGGACAGTTTATAACCATACTTTCAAACAAAGCCGAAAATGCTGGTTTGAAGGTAATAGCTGTTAATCCCAACGGTACTAGTCAAGAATGTTCTAACTGTAGTCACAAAGTCAAAAAGCCGCTATCTCAAAGAATGCACGATTGTCCTAATTGTAAAGTTAGTTTGTGTAGAGATTTGAACGCCGCTATCAACATCAAGAATCGTGGGACGCACGATCTAAAAGCTCAGATAATGTCCTCATAA